From Pelosinus fermentans DSM 17108, the proteins below share one genomic window:
- the lpdA gene encoding dihydrolipoyl dehydrogenase, which produces MNYQVVVLGGGPGGYVAAIKAAQCGLKVALVEKDSLGGTCLNRGCIPTKALLRSAEVYETMNKAKEFGIEASPVSVDAKRIFARKDGIVKQLVNGVRGLIQANKIDLYRGSGKVITPHQVEVNEKSGTTTITTEKLILATGSKPFVPAIPGFDLPGVITSDEALDLGAIPKSMVIIGGGVIGLEFAYLMQTFGCKVTIIEMMPALLPMADKEAVEVLVSSLEKLGVTFFTNAKVSKIAKAEAALAVEYQIDTITYRVEGEKVLVSTGRAASVAGIESLHLHEKKGIPVNAQMETSIPDVFAIGDVVGGIQLAHVASAQGIVAAQNAAGINSSYHDDAIPSCIYTNPEVAWVGMNEQAAKEKYGRIKVGKFPFQASGKAMAYGETNGFVKIICEEQYGEILGVHIVGPHATDLISEGVLAKSMEATLEELAHVIHPHPTLSEAIMEAAHVTMGQGIHFMAK; this is translated from the coding sequence ATGAACTATCAGGTTGTAGTACTAGGGGGAGGTCCAGGCGGTTATGTAGCCGCCATTAAAGCTGCTCAATGCGGACTAAAAGTGGCATTGGTGGAAAAAGATTCTCTAGGGGGAACATGTCTGAATCGGGGATGCATTCCTACCAAGGCTTTGCTTAGAAGTGCAGAAGTCTATGAAACCATGAATAAGGCAAAAGAATTTGGTATTGAAGCTTCCCCTGTCAGCGTGGATGCAAAGAGAATTTTTGCTCGCAAGGATGGTATTGTAAAACAGCTGGTTAATGGCGTAAGGGGTTTAATTCAAGCAAATAAAATCGATTTATATAGAGGAAGCGGTAAGGTGATTACCCCTCACCAAGTGGAAGTTAATGAAAAATCAGGAACTACAACGATTACAACCGAGAAACTAATCTTGGCTACGGGATCAAAGCCTTTTGTTCCAGCGATTCCCGGATTTGATCTTCCGGGGGTCATAACCAGTGATGAGGCTTTAGATTTAGGAGCTATTCCAAAATCCATGGTGATTATTGGCGGCGGCGTTATTGGCTTGGAATTTGCTTATTTAATGCAGACCTTTGGCTGCAAGGTGACCATCATTGAGATGATGCCTGCTCTTTTACCAATGGCAGACAAAGAAGCAGTAGAAGTGCTCGTAAGCTCTTTGGAAAAATTGGGAGTGACCTTCTTTACCAATGCCAAAGTGAGCAAGATCGCAAAGGCAGAAGCTGCTTTAGCCGTTGAGTACCAGATTGATACTATAACGTATAGGGTAGAAGGGGAAAAAGTGCTGGTTTCAACTGGGCGGGCAGCCAGCGTTGCAGGAATTGAAAGTCTGCATTTGCACGAGAAAAAGGGTATCCCGGTGAATGCACAAATGGAAACCAGTATTCCAGACGTTTTTGCGATCGGAGATGTAGTAGGGGGTATTCAACTGGCACATGTGGCTTCTGCTCAAGGGATTGTTGCAGCGCAAAACGCAGCGGGAATAAATTCTTCCTATCATGATGATGCCATTCCTTCTTGCATTTATACGAATCCGGAAGTTGCTTGGGTTGGTATGAATGAACAGGCAGCCAAAGAAAAATATGGCAGGATAAAAGTGGGAAAATTTCCATTTCAAGCGAGTGGCAAGGCCATGGCTTACGGAGAAACAAATGGCTTTGTAAAAATAATTTGTGAGGAACAATATGGTGAAATCCTGGGAGTGCATATTGTTGGACCTCATGCAACCGATCTGATTTCGGAAGGCGTATTGGCAAAATCCATGGAAGCTACCCTGGAAGAACTGGCCCATGTGATTCATCCTCACCCTACCCTGTCAGAAGCCATTATGGAGGCCGCTCACGTGACAATGGGCCAAGGCATACACTTTATGGCAAAGTAG
- a CDS encoding PTS sugar transporter subunit IIA, with protein sequence MIVDFTLLLKEELMMVPLVASSREDAFEKLALGLEQYGFVKDTYLEAVKKRERVFPTGLCTGEINVAIPHTDVEHVVQGAMAVGVLEKPVRFANMENPKVEIEVSIIFMLALKDAHEQPAFLQKLAGLFQDKELLHNLASKTSTSATYQLLLSALAC encoded by the coding sequence ATGATAGTGGATTTTACGCTGCTACTAAAGGAAGAGCTGATGATGGTGCCCCTTGTGGCAAGCAGCCGGGAGGATGCATTTGAGAAGCTGGCACTTGGTTTGGAACAATACGGTTTTGTAAAGGATACCTATTTAGAGGCAGTTAAAAAACGGGAGAGAGTTTTCCCCACGGGATTATGCACGGGAGAAATTAATGTGGCTATTCCCCATACAGATGTAGAACATGTCGTCCAAGGTGCTATGGCAGTAGGCGTGCTGGAAAAGCCGGTTCGCTTTGCCAATATGGAGAATCCCAAAGTGGAGATTGAGGTTTCGATTATATTTATGCTGGCATTAAAGGACGCTCATGAGCAGCCTGCATTCCTGCAAAAATTGGCAGGTTTGTTCCAGGATAAGGAGCTTCTGCATAACCTGGCATCTAAAACGAGTACAAGTGCTACGTATCAGTTATTGCTTTCTGCCCTTGCTTGCTAA
- a CDS encoding thiamine pyrophosphate-dependent dehydrogenase E1 component subunit alpha, translated as MTLSKETLISWYKKMLHTRFFEAQVDAFFAKGMIHGTTHLSIGQEAFAIGSTAALHADDLITSTHRGHGECIGKDADLNRMMAELMGKSNGYCKGKGGSMHIADLEKGNLGANGVVGGGFAIAVGAALTQQMKKTGKVVLCFFGDGASNEGSFHEALNLASIWKLPVVFMCTNNHYGMSMSVARSTAVANIADRAASYEMPGITVDGNDPIKVYEATLAAVERARSGEGPSIVEGITYRWLGHSKSDANRYRTKEEIEAWKDRCPIKAFEKYLIKNNVISQQESDEITAGAKDDIARAVEFAQQGSYPGIETLEEDVYA; from the coding sequence ATGACATTAAGTAAAGAAACGTTAATAAGCTGGTATAAGAAAATGCTGCATACTCGGTTTTTTGAAGCCCAGGTTGATGCATTTTTTGCAAAAGGTATGATTCATGGTACGACTCATCTGTCAATTGGTCAGGAAGCTTTCGCTATTGGTTCTACTGCTGCGCTGCATGCAGATGATTTAATTACCAGTACCCATCGGGGACATGGGGAATGCATCGGTAAAGATGCAGACTTAAATCGTATGATGGCTGAATTGATGGGAAAATCCAACGGTTATTGCAAAGGGAAGGGTGGCTCTATGCATATTGCCGATTTAGAAAAAGGTAATTTAGGTGCCAATGGCGTAGTTGGCGGCGGCTTTGCCATTGCTGTAGGCGCTGCTCTTACACAGCAGATGAAAAAAACTGGAAAAGTAGTTCTGTGCTTCTTTGGTGATGGAGCCAGCAATGAAGGCTCTTTTCATGAAGCCTTGAATTTAGCGTCTATTTGGAAGCTGCCTGTGGTATTTATGTGTACTAACAATCATTATGGTATGTCTATGTCGGTTGCAAGAAGTACAGCAGTTGCCAATATAGCGGATCGGGCTGCTTCTTATGAGATGCCTGGTATTACTGTAGACGGTAATGATCCTATAAAAGTATACGAAGCAACCTTGGCAGCAGTAGAACGTGCCAGAAGTGGTGAAGGTCCCTCTATTGTAGAAGGAATCACGTATCGATGGCTGGGGCATTCCAAGAGTGATGCCAATCGGTATCGGACAAAAGAAGAAATTGAAGCCTGGAAAGATCGATGCCCCATTAAAGCCTTTGAAAAATATCTGATTAAAAACAATGTAATCTCGCAGCAAGAATCAGATGAAATTACGGCTGGTGCGAAAGACGATATCGCCCGTGCGGTAGAATTTGCTCAACAGGGATCTTACCCTGGTATTGAAACCTTAGAGGAAGATGTATACGCATAA
- the lipA gene encoding lipoyl synthase — translation MIVLNWGLTPYQHGWEFQKSFVKGRRQGQINEDALLLLEHPPVITLGRKGERANILASDAVLAAKDCEVCQVDRGGDVTFHGPGQLVGYPLLDLRHYGQDVHDYVEKLEEVVIRTLRDYGIEAVRDKEYTGVWVGREKICAIGIGMKSWLSYHGFALNIDVDLSYFQLITPCGITGRGVTSMAKILGKAPQMQTVRETVTTHFMAVFGIKHWELAEGHWLGETVKPAWLKGHVSGNSSVQEMHGMLDEFSLTTVCSGAHCPNIGECYASRTATFMILGSQCTRRCRFCAVPKGVVQPVDQDEPQRVAQMVKKLGLNYVVITSVTRDDLADGGAVHFSHTIQRIRELSPETLIEVLIPDFQGEESALDIIIAAQPEVINHNVETTPALYSRVRPQANYQRSLDVLQYVKKSAPQIVTKSGIMVGLGESPAQVAATLADLRSVGCDSLTVGQYLAPSPEHIPVAEYIVPEQFQSYRQLAKKLGFSHAACGPLVRSSYHAAEGFSPKISLSS, via the coding sequence GTGATTGTATTAAATTGGGGACTTACTCCCTATCAGCATGGCTGGGAATTTCAGAAATCATTTGTCAAAGGGCGGCGCCAGGGGCAGATCAATGAAGATGCATTGCTATTGCTGGAGCATCCCCCCGTAATCACTCTAGGGCGCAAAGGAGAAAGGGCCAATATTCTCGCAAGTGATGCTGTACTTGCAGCCAAAGACTGCGAAGTCTGCCAGGTGGATCGGGGCGGGGATGTTACTTTTCATGGTCCGGGTCAGTTAGTAGGCTATCCCCTGCTGGACCTGCGTCATTATGGTCAGGATGTTCATGATTATGTGGAAAAGCTGGAAGAAGTCGTAATTCGCACCTTGAGAGATTATGGAATTGAAGCGGTCAGAGATAAGGAATATACAGGTGTGTGGGTAGGCAGGGAAAAGATCTGCGCCATTGGCATTGGTATGAAAAGCTGGCTGAGCTATCATGGTTTTGCTCTTAATATTGACGTTGACTTATCTTATTTCCAATTGATTACACCTTGCGGGATTACAGGGCGAGGCGTAACCAGCATGGCGAAGATATTGGGAAAAGCACCCCAAATGCAGACCGTACGAGAAACAGTAACCACCCACTTTATGGCCGTATTTGGTATTAAACATTGGGAGCTGGCAGAAGGACACTGGTTAGGAGAAACAGTAAAACCAGCTTGGCTGAAGGGGCATGTGTCAGGAAATAGCAGTGTCCAGGAGATGCATGGAATGTTGGATGAATTCTCTTTGACCACGGTATGTTCTGGGGCTCATTGTCCTAATATTGGTGAGTGTTATGCGTCGAGGACAGCTACATTTATGATATTAGGGAGTCAATGCACAAGGCGTTGCCGGTTTTGCGCTGTTCCTAAAGGTGTTGTGCAGCCTGTAGATCAGGATGAACCCCAGCGTGTCGCTCAGATGGTGAAGAAGTTGGGGCTTAACTATGTAGTGATTACCTCCGTTACACGTGATGATCTTGCTGATGGAGGAGCTGTCCATTTTTCACATACCATACAAAGAATCCGTGAGCTTTCCCCAGAAACCTTAATTGAAGTTTTGATTCCGGATTTCCAAGGTGAAGAAAGTGCCTTAGACATCATTATTGCTGCTCAGCCGGAAGTAATCAATCACAACGTGGAAACCACCCCCGCCCTATACTCTCGTGTACGTCCTCAAGCCAATTATCAGCGGTCTTTAGATGTGCTGCAATACGTCAAGAAAAGTGCTCCTCAGATCGTAACCAAGTCAGGAATTATGGTTGGTCTGGGAGAATCACCAGCTCAGGTTGCAGCTACGTTGGCTGACTTGCGCAGTGTAGGTTGTGATAGCTTGACAGTAGGACAATATCTGGCTCCTTCCCCAGAGCATATTCCCGTTGCAGAATATATAGTACCGGAACAGTTTCAATCATACCGGCAATTAGCAAAAAAGCTTGGTTTTTCTCATGCTGCCTGTGGCCCGTTGGTACGTTCTTCCTACCATGCCGCAGAAGGATTTTCTCCGAAAATAAGTCTTTCCTCTTAA
- a CDS encoding class II aldolase/adducin family protein — protein sequence MLEELRKEVLEAALQLVRYGLVTLTGGNVSGRDKESGYIAITPSGMDYEKLNPEDIVIVDSKGSMVEGKWKASVDLKDHLYIYRNKPNLYGIIHTHSPYACSFAMLHQEIPCCSTTLANEVGGSVPISKYSPVGEGGIGSAVIEAIGDKNACLLANHGVIAVGISVRHALVAAVMLEDGAKVYHLAKCKGDPIPLDPSEIEKARNVFLYEYGQNH from the coding sequence ATGCTGGAGGAGCTTAGAAAAGAGGTTTTGGAGGCAGCTTTGCAATTAGTTCGCTATGGCTTAGTAACACTTACAGGAGGTAATGTAAGCGGCAGAGATAAAGAAAGCGGATATATAGCGATTACTCCAAGTGGCATGGATTATGAGAAACTAAATCCAGAGGATATTGTGATCGTAGACAGCAAAGGAAGTATGGTAGAGGGAAAATGGAAGGCTTCTGTGGATTTGAAAGACCATTTATACATATATAGGAATAAACCCAATTTGTATGGTATTATACATACCCATTCGCCTTATGCCTGCAGTTTTGCCATGCTGCATCAAGAAATTCCCTGCTGCAGTACTACTCTGGCAAATGAAGTCGGCGGCAGTGTTCCTATTTCGAAATATAGCCCCGTTGGCGAGGGGGGAATTGGGTCTGCTGTGATAGAAGCAATCGGCGATAAAAATGCCTGCTTATTAGCGAATCATGGAGTGATAGCTGTGGGGATATCGGTTAGGCATGCATTAGTGGCCGCAGTAATGCTGGAAGATGGAGCAAAAGTCTATCATTTAGCTAAATGCAAAGGAGATCCCATACCCTTGGATCCATCTGAAATCGAAAAAGCAAGAAATGTATTTTTATATGAATATGGACAAAATCACTAG
- a CDS encoding dihydrolipoamide acetyltransferase family protein, with protein MATELLMPKLGMTMEEGTIVTWFKKVGESVAEGEILLEILTDKVNMEVEAPAAGQVLAIIAAEGDIVEVNKPIAYIGQPGEKVESHAAEARKTEEQHTAQVAATTPAPVQSAEGIGGKVKASPAAKRIAREEEIDLRAVPPSGPGGRIIAVDVTNYKASPLAQKIAQDKGVDLAEVTGTGIGGKIVKADVENAVTKLGSKTKGVRKPLAGMRKVIADHMADAWAAPHVTHNMEVDMSGMVELRKKLIPGIEKRIGVKPSYNDLIIKVVAKALREYQQVINARLHSDGLEICDEVNVGMAVALPNGLVVPVIKNADTLSIEEITKRAKELATQAKEGKLLPDEMSGGTFTVTNLGMYGIDTFSPIVNAPEVCILGVGQLQDKVVAKAGEMIIQPRMSLSLSFDHRAVDGAQAAEFLRRIKELLEDYLQLI; from the coding sequence ATGGCAACAGAACTGTTAATGCCAAAGCTCGGGATGACCATGGAAGAAGGTACCATTGTTACCTGGTTCAAAAAGGTCGGAGAGTCGGTTGCGGAAGGCGAAATATTGCTGGAGATATTGACTGATAAGGTAAATATGGAGGTCGAGGCTCCTGCTGCAGGGCAAGTGCTGGCTATAATCGCAGCAGAGGGTGATATTGTTGAGGTTAATAAACCTATTGCTTATATTGGTCAGCCGGGAGAAAAGGTAGAGAGCCATGCTGCTGAGGCTCGAAAGACTGAAGAACAGCATACAGCGCAAGTGGCAGCAACAACTCCTGCTCCTGTGCAAAGCGCAGAAGGAATTGGCGGTAAAGTCAAAGCCAGCCCGGCAGCAAAGCGTATAGCCCGTGAAGAAGAGATTGATTTACGGGCCGTTCCCCCAAGCGGTCCTGGCGGGAGAATTATTGCAGTAGACGTTACGAATTATAAAGCCAGTCCCCTGGCGCAAAAAATTGCCCAGGATAAAGGTGTGGATCTGGCGGAAGTTACAGGTACTGGCATTGGCGGCAAGATCGTGAAAGCAGATGTTGAGAATGCTGTGACAAAACTAGGGTCAAAAACCAAAGGAGTTCGCAAGCCGTTAGCAGGAATGCGTAAAGTCATCGCCGATCATATGGCAGATGCATGGGCAGCGCCTCATGTTACTCATAATATGGAAGTGGATATGTCAGGTATGGTAGAACTGCGTAAAAAGCTTATACCAGGTATTGAAAAACGCATCGGTGTAAAGCCTTCTTATAATGATCTTATTATTAAAGTCGTCGCCAAAGCATTACGGGAATACCAGCAAGTGATTAATGCCAGGCTGCATTCGGATGGTTTGGAAATTTGTGATGAAGTGAATGTAGGTATGGCAGTGGCCTTGCCAAATGGTTTAGTAGTGCCAGTCATAAAAAATGCAGACACTCTCAGTATTGAGGAAATTACAAAGCGGGCAAAAGAATTGGCGACGCAGGCAAAAGAGGGAAAATTACTGCCGGACGAAATGTCAGGGGGGACTTTTACCGTAACCAACCTAGGCATGTATGGCATCGATACATTTTCGCCCATTGTAAATGCTCCGGAAGTTTGTATTCTTGGGGTTGGACAATTGCAGGATAAAGTAGTTGCCAAGGCTGGAGAAATGATCATTCAGCCGCGAATGTCCCTATCTCTTTCTTTTGATCATCGGGCAGTAGATGGAGCCCAAGCGGCAGAATTTTTAAGAAGAATAAAAGAACTGCTAGAGGATTATTTACAACTTATCTAA
- a CDS encoding sugar-binding transcriptional regulator: MSIYDNETTFIAKIAWLYYVQGLTQDNIASKLGCSRPTITRHLAKAKELGIVEIKIADHFRTCFDTEYALKARFGLEEVIVIPSGNTLSENLKGVGKACADYLQRTLQDQDILGIAWGSSIYEVGKALQLKKDLDLTVIQLMGGLNSSEKINPEEIVKLIATQLRASGIWLNTPAIVSSAKIKKALLSDPGVSSVLAKAQSCTKSLFGLGEVSLDSSLIVSNGITNAEMEQLHELGAVGNILGQFFDKTGKLIHSFLEDRLIAAPLNTLQSIPIRIGVGSGGHYKVRAILGALNGGFINVLITDEETAQEILKIT; encoded by the coding sequence ATGTCTATTTACGATAACGAAACCACATTTATAGCCAAAATTGCATGGCTATACTATGTCCAAGGCCTAACCCAAGACAATATTGCCAGTAAATTAGGCTGCTCACGACCTACCATCACACGTCATTTAGCAAAAGCCAAAGAACTTGGAATTGTAGAAATAAAAATAGCAGACCATTTTCGTACCTGCTTTGATACGGAATATGCTTTAAAAGCTCGTTTTGGGCTAGAAGAGGTTATTGTGATTCCATCTGGAAACACATTAAGTGAAAATCTAAAAGGTGTTGGAAAAGCTTGTGCTGATTACCTGCAGCGAACACTGCAGGATCAGGATATTTTAGGCATAGCCTGGGGATCTTCGATTTATGAAGTAGGTAAGGCTCTACAACTGAAAAAAGACTTAGACCTAACAGTGATTCAACTCATGGGCGGACTAAACAGCAGTGAAAAAATAAACCCGGAAGAAATTGTCAAGCTGATTGCAACGCAGCTGCGCGCTTCAGGGATATGGCTTAATACACCAGCGATTGTCAGCTCTGCTAAAATCAAGAAAGCGCTGCTCAGCGACCCAGGTGTCAGCAGTGTTTTGGCGAAAGCCCAAAGTTGTACCAAAAGCCTCTTTGGCTTAGGAGAAGTCAGCCTTGACTCCTCTTTAATCGTCAGCAATGGCATTACTAATGCAGAGATGGAACAACTCCATGAATTGGGCGCCGTAGGCAACATCTTAGGTCAGTTTTTTGATAAAACTGGTAAGCTTATTCATTCTTTCTTGGAAGATCGCCTCATTGCTGCTCCTTTGAATACGCTGCAGTCTATTCCGATCCGCATTGGTGTAGGCAGCGGCGGTCACTATAAAGTGAGGGCCATTTTAGGAGCTCTCAACGGAGGTTTTATCAATGTGCTGATCACTGATGAAGAAACTGCACAGGAAATACTAAAAATAACGTAG
- a CDS encoding PTS sugar transporter subunit IIB, which produces MAGEKRILVACGTGVCTSTMAVNKLKDALEKRGKLKLVKINQCKIAEIASMASDNDLVVATTQVSAKINIPVVTGTAFLTGIGVDKVVEQIIDHLKI; this is translated from the coding sequence ATGGCTGGAGAAAAGAGAATTTTGGTTGCTTGTGGAACCGGGGTATGTACCTCTACGATGGCAGTTAATAAATTAAAAGATGCGCTAGAAAAAAGAGGCAAATTGAAACTAGTAAAGATTAATCAATGTAAAATTGCGGAAATCGCGTCTATGGCATCGGACAATGACTTAGTAGTGGCGACAACTCAGGTATCGGCAAAAATTAATATTCCGGTAGTAACAGGAACTGCTTTTTTAACTGGAATTGGGGTGGATAAAGTAGTAGAGCAAATTATTGATCATCTCAAAATTTAA
- a CDS encoding alpha-ketoacid dehydrogenase subunit beta: MTMALITYKEAVRQAMQEEMRRDENVFLLGEDVGVYGGAFGVSLGMLEEFGEERVRDTPISEGVIAGAAAGAAVTGLRPIAEIMFSDFITIAMDSLVNQAAKMRYMFGGKAKVPMVLRMPGGSGTGAAAQHSQSLEAWLVHVPGLKVVMPSTPYDVKGLLKTAIRDDNPVVFIETKTVYNKKGEVPEEDYVIPFGVADVKRVGRDVTVLATGVMVHRSLEAAEILAKEGIDVEVIDPRTLVPFDKETLVKSVIKTGKLIIVHEACKRGGFGGEVAAEVMESEAFDYLDAPIKRVAGKNIPIPYCMELEKSAVPQVDDIVNAVREIV, encoded by the coding sequence ATGACTATGGCATTGATAACCTATAAAGAGGCTGTAAGGCAAGCCATGCAAGAAGAAATGCGCCGGGATGAAAATGTATTTTTACTAGGTGAAGATGTAGGGGTATATGGCGGCGCTTTTGGCGTATCCTTGGGTATGCTTGAGGAATTTGGCGAAGAAAGAGTACGGGACACACCCATTTCTGAAGGCGTTATTGCAGGTGCTGCGGCAGGTGCTGCTGTGACAGGTCTGCGTCCCATCGCGGAAATTATGTTTAGTGATTTTATTACAATTGCTATGGATTCCTTAGTCAATCAGGCTGCTAAAATGCGCTATATGTTTGGCGGCAAAGCAAAGGTTCCTATGGTGCTAAGAATGCCGGGCGGTTCGGGAACAGGTGCGGCAGCTCAGCATTCTCAGAGCTTAGAGGCCTGGCTTGTTCATGTACCGGGTTTAAAGGTAGTTATGCCTTCCACTCCTTATGATGTGAAAGGTTTATTAAAAACAGCGATTCGTGATGACAATCCTGTTGTATTTATTGAGACAAAAACGGTTTACAACAAAAAAGGAGAAGTACCGGAAGAGGATTATGTCATTCCCTTTGGAGTAGCAGATGTAAAACGAGTCGGCAGGGATGTTACTGTACTTGCTACAGGCGTAATGGTTCACCGATCATTAGAAGCTGCAGAAATCTTAGCGAAAGAGGGCATTGATGTAGAAGTAATCGATCCTCGTACTCTGGTGCCATTTGACAAAGAAACACTGGTAAAATCAGTAATTAAGACCGGTAAGCTGATCATTGTGCATGAAGCCTGCAAACGAGGCGGTTTCGGCGGTGAAGTGGCAGCTGAAGTGATGGAAAGTGAAGCTTTTGATTATTTGGATGCACCGATAAAACGTGTTGCAGGAAAAAACATTCCGATCCCTTATTGTATGGAACTGGAGAAGAGTGCTGTGCCTCAGGTCGATGACATCGTAAACGCAGTCAGGGAAATTGTATAA
- a CDS encoding PTS galactitol transporter subunit IIC codes for MEIISYIVGLGASVMMPIIITILGVCLGTKLSKAIRSGLMVGVGFIGLNLVIGLLTSTLGPASHAMVEKLGLQLTVIDVGWPAAAAIAFASTVGAIIIPIGLVVNIILLITKQTRTVDVDIWDYWHFAFTGALVTAATDSILWGGFAAIVNMIIVFYLADWTAPGVEEYNKLPGVSLPHGFSAAYVPIAIVINKIIDMIPGIRDVKADPETLQEKFGIFGEPLIIGSILGLIIGALAGYDVKTILTVGITMGGCLVLIPKMASMLMEGLLPISDSAQEFIQKRFKNAGKIYIGLDSAVAIGHPACMAAALVLVPITIILAAVLPGNRVLPFADLAVLPFMLAMVVPVTKGNVFRTFIVGLVMVTIGLLIATDMAPLHTQLAINANFKMPSGATQIASICDGANPLTWIILQLTGLKVVGVAVLVAVVGAMAVINSKITKRRDAQEDIQA; via the coding sequence ATGGAAATAATAAGTTACATTGTCGGCTTAGGTGCCAGTGTTATGATGCCAATTATTATCACCATATTAGGGGTATGTTTAGGTACTAAATTAAGCAAGGCGATCCGTTCAGGTTTAATGGTTGGTGTAGGGTTCATTGGTTTAAACTTAGTTATCGGTTTATTAACCAGTACGCTAGGCCCGGCTTCACACGCTATGGTAGAAAAGCTTGGGCTGCAATTAACCGTGATTGATGTGGGATGGCCTGCCGCTGCTGCCATTGCTTTTGCATCAACTGTGGGAGCGATCATCATACCCATCGGATTGGTAGTCAATATTATACTTTTGATTACGAAGCAGACAAGAACGGTTGATGTGGATATTTGGGATTATTGGCACTTTGCTTTTACTGGTGCCTTGGTTACAGCGGCTACCGATAGTATATTATGGGGTGGTTTTGCTGCTATTGTGAATATGATCATTGTGTTTTATCTGGCAGATTGGACAGCCCCTGGAGTCGAAGAATACAACAAACTGCCTGGAGTTTCCCTGCCCCATGGTTTTTCGGCAGCCTATGTTCCGATTGCTATTGTAATTAACAAAATCATTGATATGATTCCTGGCATCCGGGATGTCAAAGCTGATCCGGAAACATTACAAGAAAAGTTTGGTATATTTGGTGAACCTCTCATTATTGGCAGTATATTAGGTTTGATTATTGGTGCTCTTGCGGGATATGATGTGAAGACTATTTTAACGGTAGGTATTACAATGGGAGGATGTTTGGTTCTGATTCCCAAAATGGCTTCTATGCTTATGGAGGGGCTTTTACCCATATCCGATTCAGCACAGGAATTTATTCAGAAGCGGTTTAAGAATGCCGGGAAAATCTATATTGGCTTAGACTCGGCTGTGGCTATCGGACATCCTGCCTGCATGGCAGCTGCCTTAGTGCTTGTGCCGATTACGATCATCTTGGCCGCTGTGCTTCCCGGAAATCGAGTGCTTCCCTTTGCTGATTTAGCAGTACTTCCCTTCATGCTGGCTATGGTGGTTCCGGTAACCAAAGGCAATGTGTTTAGAACCTTTATTGTGGGGCTGGTCATGGTGACGATCGGATTACTAATTGCTACGGATATGGCACCATTACATACACAGCTTGCCATAAATGCTAATTTCAAAATGCCGAGTGGCGCTACGCAGATTGCTTCTATTTGTGATGGAGCCAATCCCCTCACCTGGATTATTTTGCAGCTGACTGGTTTAAAGGTTGTTGGTGTGGCTGTTTTGGTAGCGGTCGTTGGAGCTATGGCCGTTATCAATAGTAAAATTACGAAACGCAGAGATGCCCAAGAGGATATACAAGCTTAA